In Mastigocladopsis repens PCC 10914, a single window of DNA contains:
- a CDS encoding pyridoxal phosphate-dependent aminotransferase produces MDFISRMQAVQSPMIAVVAELIKSCPGTISLGQGVVSYSPPPEAIEFLPKFLAEPTNHLYKDIDGIPPLRTALAAKLQAFNGIEINEENCIVVTAGSNMAFTNAILAITSVGDEIILNTPYYFNHEMAITMAGCHPVLVKCDENYQLRPEAIASAITPKTRAVVTISPNNPTGAVYSKEALREVNQICRQHGIYHISDEAYEYFTYNGAKHISPGAFAGSNEHTISLYSLSKAYGFASWRIGYMVIPKHLLVAVKKVQDTIVICPPVISQYAALGALQANEDYLKNHIAAIAQVRQVVLDSLNSLQDLCTIASANGAFYFFLKVRTQLNAFELVERLIREHQVAVIPGTTFGMNDGCYLRVGYGALQKETAKEGIDRFVRGLQAIICGVR; encoded by the coding sequence ATGGATTTCATCTCTCGGATGCAGGCGGTTCAATCGCCGATGATTGCGGTTGTTGCGGAACTGATTAAAAGCTGTCCCGGAACCATTTCTCTTGGACAAGGCGTTGTTTCCTATAGTCCACCGCCCGAAGCTATAGAATTTTTGCCTAAATTCTTAGCTGAACCAACGAATCATTTATACAAAGATATTGACGGAATTCCTCCATTGCGAACGGCATTAGCAGCGAAATTGCAAGCCTTTAATGGGATTGAAATCAATGAGGAAAACTGCATCGTCGTCACCGCAGGTAGCAATATGGCGTTTACAAATGCTATTCTTGCCATCACTTCGGTAGGGGATGAAATTATTCTCAATACGCCTTACTATTTCAATCATGAAATGGCAATTACAATGGCTGGCTGTCATCCAGTGTTGGTAAAATGTGATGAAAATTACCAGCTACGTCCAGAGGCGATCGCCTCTGCTATCACCCCAAAAACACGAGCAGTGGTGACGATTTCCCCCAATAATCCTACTGGGGCTGTGTATTCAAAAGAAGCGTTACGGGAAGTAAATCAAATTTGCCGCCAGCATGGTATCTACCACATCAGCGATGAAGCTTATGAATACTTTACCTACAACGGAGCAAAACACATTTCTCCGGGTGCATTCGCTGGAAGTAACGAGCATACCATTTCCCTTTATAGCCTTTCCAAAGCTTATGGTTTTGCTAGTTGGCGTATTGGCTATATGGTGATTCCCAAACACCTGCTTGTCGCCGTTAAAAAAGTCCAAGATACGATTGTGATTTGTCCGCCTGTGATTTCCCAGTATGCAGCTTTAGGGGCGTTGCAGGCAAACGAGGACTACTTGAAGAATCATATTGCGGCGATCGCCCAAGTCAGGCAAGTCGTACTCGACTCCCTCAACAGTTTACAAGACTTGTGTACTATTGCCTCTGCTAATGGTGCTTTCTATTTTTTCCTTAAAGTTCGTACTCAATTGAATGCTTTTGAACTCGTCGAACGACTCATCCGCGAACATCAAGTAGCAGTGATTCCAGGTACGACTTTTGGGATGAATGACGGATGTTATCTTCGTGTTGGTTATGGTGCGCTACAAAAAGAAACAGCAAAAGAAGGAATTGATCGATTCGTAAGAGGTTTGCAGGCGATAATTTGTGGGGTGCGTTAA
- a CDS encoding DUF4926 domain-containing protein: MTEPELFDLIELLVNLPEDNLYAGVRGAIVECYDNNTYEVEFTNEEGETLALCNLSSEQFIVIWKAKNKSWLPVSERITAVINYLSEERKQEVLDFARSLYQR, encoded by the coding sequence ATGACTGAACCAGAACTATTTGATCTGATTGAATTGTTAGTAAATTTGCCAGAAGATAACCTATATGCAGGAGTCCGAGGGGCGATTGTAGAATGTTACGATAATAATACTTATGAAGTTGAGTTTACTAATGAAGAAGGAGAAACTTTAGCTCTTTGTAATTTATCATCTGAGCAATTTATAGTTATATGGAAAGCTAAAAATAAGAGTTGGTTACCAGTCTCGGAACGGATTACTGCTGTAATTAACTATTTATCTGAAGAACGTAAGCAGGAAGTATTAGATTTTGCCCGTTCTCTATATCAGCGGTAA
- a CDS encoding DUF2808 domain-containing protein, which produces MRRLLSTLALTSCLLAGIPAISWAQNLPGWTLFSGVKSENQLPFRLDFGGQTNGWDRYRLKISNKKLKTAVGHFVISYPEYYKGTFDPKKVEVKVRDKEIALSEVKWDKENRVIEIYPQEAIPAGSNVEVVLSNVKNPSSGGIFYFNCSVQSPGDVPLSRYIGTWIISIS; this is translated from the coding sequence ATGCGACGTTTACTTTCTACTTTGGCTTTGACTAGCTGTTTGCTGGCTGGGATCCCCGCCATAAGCTGGGCACAGAATTTGCCTGGGTGGACTCTATTTAGCGGTGTCAAAAGCGAAAATCAGCTACCATTCCGCTTAGATTTTGGTGGTCAAACCAATGGCTGGGATAGGTACAGACTGAAAATTTCTAACAAAAAGCTGAAAACAGCAGTTGGTCATTTTGTCATTTCTTATCCTGAGTACTACAAAGGAACCTTTGACCCCAAAAAGGTTGAGGTAAAGGTTAGGGACAAAGAGATTGCATTATCGGAAGTGAAGTGGGATAAAGAAAATCGCGTCATTGAAATTTATCCCCAAGAAGCAATACCAGCAGGTAGCAACGTTGAGGTGGTTCTCTCTAACGTAAAAAACCCATCTTCTGGCGGAATTTTCTATTTTAACTGCTCAGTTCAGTCTCCTGGCGATGTGCCGCTATCGCGCTACATCGGGACATGGATTATCAGCATTAGTTAA
- a CDS encoding cytochrome P450, with product MKLTNTITTPSIIQRFQWIVDPVGYMEKAVQQYPDIFTSKIIRSKRQVVFVQHPQTIQEILTNDRKKFAALGEENKILLPLAGNNSLFLLDGERHRRQRQLVMPPFHGDRMRVYSEIICNITEKVFSQLPHKKPFSARTQLQNISLQVILQAVFGLLEGERYQQLKHRLQLMMDVFESPLASSFLFLPFLQKDLGKWSPWGRFLRLRQQIDELIYTEIAERRAKPDPNRADILSLLMSARDEQGNPMTVQELRDELMTLLLAGNETTASAMAWALYWIHRLPEVRQKLLQELDTLGDSPDPMSIARLPYLTAVCNESLRVYPVAMLTFARVVQESVELLGYELEPGTILFGCIYLVHQREDLYPQPKQFKPERFLERQFSPYEFMPFGGGVRRCVGEALAMFEMKLALATLLSRYEFTLDSDRPEQGQRRGVTLAPAGKVKMIIAGEREHQESPKVVASV from the coding sequence ATGAAACTAACCAACACTATCACAACCCCCTCTATTATCCAGAGATTTCAGTGGATTGTTGATCCTGTAGGATATATGGAAAAAGCGGTTCAGCAATATCCCGACATTTTTACTTCTAAAATAATCAGGTCTAAACGTCAAGTGGTATTTGTGCAGCACCCCCAGACAATTCAGGAAATTTTAACGAATGATCGAAAAAAGTTTGCTGCCTTAGGTGAAGAGAACAAAATTTTGCTACCGTTAGCAGGCAATAATTCACTCTTTTTGCTAGATGGTGAACGCCATAGAAGACAACGCCAACTCGTCATGCCCCCCTTTCATGGCGATCGCATGCGAGTTTACAGTGAAATAATCTGCAATATAACTGAAAAAGTCTTTAGTCAATTACCACACAAAAAACCCTTCTCAGCTCGTACTCAATTGCAGAATATATCCCTGCAAGTCATTTTACAGGCTGTTTTTGGTTTGCTTGAAGGAGAACGTTACCAACAACTCAAGCATCGACTTCAGTTAATGATGGATGTGTTTGAATCACCACTTGCTTCTAGCTTCCTGTTTTTGCCCTTCCTACAAAAAGATTTAGGAAAATGGAGTCCTTGGGGAAGGTTTTTACGTTTGCGGCAGCAAATTGATGAATTAATTTACACAGAAATTGCGGAACGCCGTGCAAAACCAGATCCAAATCGCGCTGATATTCTCTCTTTATTAATGTCTGCGCGGGATGAACAGGGGAACCCGATGACGGTTCAAGAGTTGCGCGATGAGTTGATGACTCTGCTGTTGGCTGGAAATGAAACGACAGCATCGGCTATGGCTTGGGCGCTGTACTGGATTCACCGTTTGCCAGAAGTCCGTCAAAAACTGCTTCAAGAACTGGACACCCTCGGTGATTCACCAGATCCCATGAGCATTGCTAGATTACCTTATCTGACAGCTGTTTGTAATGAAAGCTTACGGGTTTACCCTGTAGCAATGTTGACTTTTGCTAGGGTTGTGCAAGAAAGCGTTGAGCTACTAGGATATGAGTTAGAGCCTGGTACAATACTGTTTGGCTGTATTTACCTTGTACATCAACGTGAAGATTTATACCCGCAGCCCAAGCAGTTTAAACCGGAACGCTTTTTGGAACGTCAATTTTCTCCTTATGAATTTATGCCCTTTGGCGGTGGTGTCCGTCGCTGTGTTGGTGAAGCTTTAGCGATGTTTGAAATGAAGCTAGCCTTAGCAACACTCTTGTCACGCTATGAGTTTACACTGGATAGCGATCGCCCAGAACAAGGACAACGACGAGGAGTGACTCTTGCTCCTGCTGGTAAAGTCAAGATGATAATCGCGGGAGAACGAGAGCATCAAGAGAGTCCAAAAGTTGTAGCAAGTGTTTAA
- the petN gene encoding cytochrome b6-f complex subunit PetN — protein sequence MDILTLGWVSLLVVFTWSISMVVWGRNGL from the coding sequence ATGGACATTTTGACACTAGGTTGGGTTTCTTTACTGGTTGTTTTTACTTGGTCAATTTCAATGGTAGTTTGGGGTCGCAACGGACTCTAA
- a CDS encoding NAD(P) transhydrogenase subunit alpha, with product MTEALIAALFVFVLASFTGFEIINKVPPTLHTPLMSGSNAISGIAVLGAIVASGARETNLSVILGLIAVVLATVNVVGGFLVTDRMLQMFKKKEIKA from the coding sequence ATGACAGAAGCATTAATCGCTGCTTTATTTGTCTTTGTTTTGGCATCCTTTACAGGATTTGAAATTATCAACAAAGTCCCACCAACTCTTCACACACCCTTAATGTCGGGTTCCAACGCCATTTCTGGCATTGCTGTACTTGGGGCAATCGTGGCTTCTGGTGCCAGAGAGACGAATTTGTCAGTCATTTTAGGTTTGATTGCTGTAGTGCTGGCAACTGTGAACGTGGTGGGTGGTTTCCTCGTCACAGATCGGATGTTGCAAATGTTCAAGAAAAAGGAGATTAAGGCGTGA
- a CDS encoding NAD(P)(+) transhydrogenase (Re/Si-specific) subunit beta has product MSDFLPTGIQLSYLVAASLFILGLKKLGSPATARQGNVVAAVGMLLAIVATLLDQQVLNYEMILVGLAIGSAIGAIAAYKVQMTEMPQMVGLLNGLGGAASALVAVAEFWRLLANGEGIPLDVNISMLLDVLIGGVTFTGSMLAFAKLQGLISGTPITFPLQQPINALLLIAYLAGSAYLIITPDSLPVFLGVVAVSLVLGVMFVIPIGGGDMPVVISLLNSLSGIAAAAAGFVVMNNMLIIAGALVGASGLILTEIMCKAMNRSLFSVLFSAFGSGATSGSGAAAGGTTDKSVRSIDPEEGAMMLGYARSVVIVPGYGMAVAQAQHSVRELADQLERMGVDVKYAIHPVAGRMPGHMNVLLAEANVPYEQLHDMEDINPQFDQTDVALVIGANDVVNPAARSDANSPIYGMPILEVDRAKQTIVIKRGMSAGFAGVDNDLFYKNKTTMLFGSAKDMVAKLVSEVKQL; this is encoded by the coding sequence GTGAGCGACTTTTTACCAACTGGGATTCAGCTATCGTATTTAGTCGCTGCGTCCTTATTTATTCTGGGTTTGAAAAAGCTGGGATCACCCGCGACAGCGCGACAAGGTAATGTTGTTGCAGCCGTGGGGATGCTGTTAGCGATTGTGGCAACACTGCTAGATCAGCAGGTGTTGAACTACGAAATGATTTTGGTGGGGTTGGCTATTGGTTCTGCAATTGGGGCGATCGCCGCCTACAAAGTCCAAATGACGGAAATGCCCCAAATGGTGGGTTTACTCAACGGCTTGGGTGGTGCAGCTTCAGCACTTGTCGCTGTTGCTGAATTTTGGCGGTTGCTGGCAAATGGTGAAGGAATACCCCTGGATGTCAACATCTCAATGCTGTTAGATGTGTTGATTGGTGGTGTTACCTTCACGGGTAGTATGCTGGCGTTTGCCAAGTTACAAGGTTTAATCAGCGGTACCCCGATTACATTTCCTTTGCAGCAACCAATCAACGCTCTTCTCCTGATTGCATATCTAGCAGGTAGCGCTTATTTAATCATCACACCGGATAGTTTACCCGTGTTCTTAGGAGTCGTGGCTGTCTCTCTGGTATTGGGTGTAATGTTTGTCATCCCCATTGGCGGCGGTGATATGCCGGTGGTGATTTCGCTGTTGAACTCCTTGTCGGGGATAGCCGCTGCTGCTGCTGGTTTTGTGGTGATGAACAATATGTTGATCATTGCTGGTGCTTTGGTGGGAGCATCTGGTTTAATCCTCACCGAGATTATGTGTAAGGCAATGAACCGCTCTTTATTTAGTGTGCTGTTCAGTGCTTTTGGTTCAGGGGCTACATCTGGTAGTGGTGCTGCTGCTGGTGGAACAACTGATAAATCTGTCCGCAGCATCGATCCCGAAGAAGGCGCGATGATGTTAGGTTATGCCCGTTCTGTGGTAATTGTTCCTGGTTACGGGATGGCTGTAGCGCAGGCGCAGCACAGCGTACGCGAGTTGGCAGATCAGCTCGAACGCATGGGCGTAGATGTGAAGTATGCGATTCACCCCGTTGCTGGTAGAATGCCTGGGCATATGAACGTGTTGCTGGCTGAGGCGAATGTGCCTTATGAGCAGTTGCATGATATGGAAGATATCAATCCCCAATTTGATCAAACGGACGTGGCTTTGGTGATTGGGGCAAATGATGTGGTGAATCCGGCGGCGCGGAGTGATGCAAATAGTCCAATTTATGGTATGCCCATCTTGGAAGTGGATCGGGCAAAGCAGACGATTGTGATTAAGCGCGGTATGAGTGCGGGTTTTGCTGGTGTAGATAATGATTTGTTCTACAAGAATAAAACCACGATGCTCTTTGGTAGCGCTAAGGATATGGTGGCGAAGTTGGTTTCTGAGGTGAAGCAGTTGTAA
- a CDS encoding Re/Si-specific NAD(P)(+) transhydrogenase subunit alpha: protein MRIAVAKEIEVCERRVALIPDTVARLVKQGLEVWVERSAGERAFFSDAAYEAAGAKVITDTATLWGEADILLKVSPPQEREDGRSEIDLLKEGSVLISFLNPLGNPFVAQQLAERKVTAISMEMIPRTTRAQSMDALSSQASIAGYKAVLIGAAALPKYFPMLTTAAGTIAPAKVFIMGAGVAGLQAIATARRLGAVVEAFDIRPAVKEEVQSLGAKFVEVKLEEETVAAGGYAKEISEASKQRTQEVVTEHVKNADIVITTAQVPGRKAPILVTEEMVAQMKPGSVIVDLAAEQGGNCACTDPGKDIVWNGVTIIGPINLPSSMPVHASQLYSKNLTSLMQLLITKDNALNVNFADDIIDAACVTHAGEIRNQRVKDALQALSGVAG, encoded by the coding sequence ATGAGAATAGCAGTTGCCAAAGAAATTGAAGTTTGTGAGCGTCGAGTGGCATTAATTCCTGACACCGTTGCCCGATTGGTCAAACAAGGCTTGGAAGTATGGGTAGAAAGGAGTGCAGGTGAGCGGGCTTTCTTTTCTGATGCAGCCTATGAGGCAGCCGGAGCTAAAGTCATAACTGATACCGCTACATTATGGGGTGAAGCAGATATTCTGCTGAAGGTCAGCCCACCTCAAGAGAGAGAAGATGGACGCTCAGAAATTGACCTGCTCAAGGAAGGATCTGTGCTCATTAGCTTTCTCAATCCTTTAGGGAACCCATTTGTAGCGCAGCAACTAGCAGAACGCAAGGTAACTGCTATCAGCATGGAAATGATCCCCCGCACCACTCGAGCACAAAGTATGGATGCGTTATCTTCGCAAGCATCAATCGCCGGTTACAAAGCGGTACTGATTGGTGCAGCAGCATTACCAAAATATTTCCCCATGTTGACAACAGCAGCTGGTACAATTGCGCCTGCAAAAGTGTTTATTATGGGTGCTGGTGTTGCTGGCTTACAAGCGATCGCCACAGCTAGACGCTTGGGAGCAGTGGTAGAAGCCTTTGACATTCGCCCCGCCGTCAAAGAAGAAGTTCAAAGTTTAGGGGCAAAATTCGTCGAAGTCAAACTCGAGGAAGAAACCGTCGCCGCCGGAGGCTACGCCAAAGAAATTTCTGAGGCGAGCAAACAACGCACTCAGGAAGTCGTCACTGAACACGTGAAAAATGCTGATATCGTGATCACAACCGCTCAAGTTCCTGGGAGAAAAGCACCAATTTTAGTGACTGAAGAAATGGTGGCACAGATGAAACCAGGTTCGGTGATTGTGGATCTCGCCGCCGAACAAGGTGGTAACTGCGCCTGCACTGATCCCGGCAAAGATATTGTGTGGAACGGCGTTACTATCATTGGTCCCATCAACTTACCATCATCGATGCCAGTCCACGCCAGTCAACTCTATTCCAAGAATTTGACATCGTTGATGCAACTGTTGATTACAAAAGACAATGCTTTAAATGTCAACTTTGCCGACGACATCATCGATGCTGCTTGCGTGACTCATGCAGGAGAGATTCGCAACCAGCGAGTGAAGGATGCCCTACAAGCTTTAAGCGGCGTAGCAGGGTAG
- a CDS encoding Uma2 family endonuclease, with the protein MNTITLNLKPVIELTDEQFYQLCRRNPDVKFERSAKGELIIMPPTGGETGNRNSEINADFVIWNRQTKLGKVFDSSTGFKLPNGANRSPDVTWIKQERWDTLTSEQKEKFPPIVPDFVLELMSPTDTLQKTQEKMQEYMENQVKLGWLIDRKTRRVEIYRLGREVEVLESPTELSGEDVLPGFILDLQTVF; encoded by the coding sequence ATGAACACTATTACCCTCAACCTCAAACCTGTCATTGAATTAACCGACGAGCAATTTTATCAACTTTGTCGGAGAAATCCTGATGTAAAATTTGAACGCAGTGCTAAAGGAGAACTTATTATTATGCCCCCAACGGGAGGAGAAACAGGAAACCGCAACTCAGAAATTAATGCTGATTTTGTTATTTGGAATCGCCAAACTAAGCTTGGCAAAGTATTTGATTCTTCAACTGGCTTTAAACTTCCCAATGGTGCTAACCGTTCTCCGGATGTTACGTGGATAAAACAAGAAAGATGGGATACTCTCACCTCTGAACAAAAAGAGAAATTTCCCCCAATCGTTCCTGATTTCGTTTTGGAATTAATGTCACCCACTGATACTCTACAAAAGACACAAGAAAAAATGCAAGAATACATGGAGAATCAAGTCAAACTCGGCTGGTTAATTGATAGAAAAACCCGCCGAGTAGAAATATATCGCTTGGGGCGAGAAGTAGAAGTTTTAGAATCACCAACAGAACTATCAGGGGAAGATGTTTTGCCTGGTTTTATCCTCGATTTGCAAACTGTATTTTAA
- a CDS encoding DUF6883 domain-containing protein, whose amino-acid sequence MKLGDIVSCIVIDPRKLTNYALNTDNPVGADKAVMFQRDLGFTIDNYQLLLEQISTQALDAEAILGRADEHGQRYTVDLDITGTQGQRSIVRTGWIVEPNSDSARLVTLYVRRKK is encoded by the coding sequence ATGAAGCTGGGAGATATTGTTAGTTGCATTGTTATAGATCCTCGCAAGCTAACAAATTACGCTCTTAACACAGACAACCCCGTAGGTGCTGATAAAGCGGTGATGTTTCAGCGTGATTTAGGTTTTACTATAGATAACTATCAACTTCTGCTAGAACAAATTTCGACTCAAGCCTTAGATGCTGAAGCAATTTTGGGGCGTGCCGACGAGCATGGACAACGCTACACTGTAGATTTGGATATTACGGGGACACAAGGACAGCGCTCGATTGTTCGTACAGGTTGGATAGTAGAACCCAACAGTGATAGCGCTAGGTTAGTAACGCTCTATGTTCGGAGGAAAAAATGA
- a CDS encoding carbon dioxide-concentrating mechanism protein CcmK, with translation MTLALGMIEVYGVPAAIEAGDAMCKAARITLVGYENTDLGRITVLIRGEVGEINVAVAAGLEAVPRVNGGEILSHHIIPRPHENLESVLPIHLSANIEQFNFDIRFPPPLSA, from the coding sequence ATGACATTGGCACTTGGTATGATTGAAGTCTATGGGGTTCCCGCAGCAATAGAAGCCGGGGACGCTATGTGTAAAGCTGCCCGCATCACCCTTGTTGGCTATGAAAATACTGATTTAGGGCGAATTACTGTGCTTATCCGGGGAGAAGTGGGTGAGATCAATGTTGCTGTAGCAGCAGGACTTGAGGCGGTACCGCGAGTGAATGGTGGTGAGATACTTTCTCATCACATTATTCCCCGTCCTCACGAAAATCTAGAATCTGTTTTGCCGATTCATCTCTCAGCAAATATAGAGCAATTTAATTTTGATATCCGGTTTCCACCGCCATTGTCGGCTTAA